One genomic region from Rhinoraja longicauda isolate Sanriku21f chromosome 8, sRhiLon1.1, whole genome shotgun sequence encodes:
- the phospho2 gene encoding pyridoxal phosphate phosphatase PHOSPHO2 — translation MKSLLVFDFDHTIVDGNSDTWVVRCTPRKKLPDWLRKKYDGKHWNEYMQSVLGYIGDQGIKEPEIKQVMESIPYCSGMVDLLKFICQSKDQVDCLIISDSNTVFINWILEFTNTRLAFDSILTNPATFDEQGFLRIKNFHSHCCPQCPDNLCKRKALNDFIAAQQKVGIRYKKVIYTGDGANDLCPIESLEESDVAMVRKGYKLEKLINEMFERDSCPMQPFIVIWSSGEEILSYLKTYLT, via the coding sequence ATGAAGAGTTTACTCGTTTTTGATTTTGACCACACAATTGTAGATGGGAACAGTGATACTTGGGTTGTGAGATGTACTCCTAGAAAGAAACTTCCAGACTGGCTTCGTAAAAAATATGATGGAAAGCACTGGAATGAATACATGCAAAGCGTCCTCGGTTACATTGGAGACCAAGGAATCAAGGAACCTGAGATAAAACAAGTTATGGAATCTATTCcatattgttcgggaatggttgaTCTCCTAAAGTTCATCTGCCAGAGTAAGGATCAAGTTGACTGCCTTATTATTTCTGATTCCAACACAGTTTTCATCAATTGGATCTTAGAGTTTACAAATACAAGGTTGGCTTTTGATAGCATTCTTACAAATCCGGCAACTTTTGATGAACAAGGTTTCCTTAGAATTAAGAATTTTCATTCACATTGTTGCCCACAATGCCCTGATAATCTTTGCAAGAGAAAAGCATTGAATGACTTTATTGCTGCTCAACAAAAAGTGGGAATACGATACAAAAAAGTAATTTACACAGGTGATGGAGCTAATGACTTGTGCCCAATTGAAAGTTTGGAGGAAAGTGATGTTGCTATGGTCAGAAAAGGGTACAAGTTGGAAAAGCTGATTAATGAAATGTTTGAAAGAGACTCTTGTCCGATGCAACCATTCATAGTGATATGGTCTTCAGGTGAAGAAATCCTGTCTTATTTGAAAACATATCTAACTTAA